A genomic segment from Frateuria edaphi encodes:
- a CDS encoding AAA family ATPase, whose translation MSATTPLSEETLHPRLEAAMAQVNRVLLGKPRQVKLAFTCLVAGGHLLLEDVPGVGKTTLAHALAASFTLDFQRVQFTSDLLPSDIIGVSVFERETGQFRFHPGPIFTGLMLADEINRATPKTQSALLEAMAEGQVTVDGQTHTLAQPFFVVATQNPLDLHGTFPLPDSQLDRFMLRISLDYPDAAAERALLCGSDRRDLLAQLTPQLDAPSLAALHLQAQGITASSALLDYLQALLAASRRHADIRVGLSPRAGIALLGAARAWALLSGRGHVLPEDIQALFVPLAAHRLVPSRGASGDALARALLADTAVD comes from the coding sequence ATGTCCGCCACCACTCCGCTGTCCGAAGAAACGCTCCATCCGCGCCTGGAAGCGGCGATGGCCCAGGTCAACCGCGTGCTGCTGGGCAAACCGCGCCAGGTGAAGCTGGCTTTTACCTGCCTGGTCGCAGGCGGCCACCTGCTGCTGGAGGATGTGCCCGGCGTGGGCAAGACCACGCTGGCGCACGCGCTGGCTGCGAGCTTCACGCTGGACTTCCAGCGCGTCCAGTTCACCAGCGACCTGTTGCCGTCGGACATTATCGGGGTCAGCGTGTTCGAGCGCGAGACGGGCCAGTTCCGCTTCCATCCGGGTCCGATCTTCACCGGCCTGATGCTCGCCGACGAGATCAACCGCGCGACGCCCAAGACGCAGAGCGCGCTGCTGGAGGCGATGGCCGAGGGCCAGGTCACGGTGGACGGCCAGACGCACACGCTCGCCCAGCCGTTTTTCGTCGTCGCCACCCAGAACCCGCTGGATTTGCACGGCACGTTCCCCCTGCCCGATTCGCAGCTGGACCGCTTCATGCTGCGCATCTCGCTCGACTACCCCGATGCCGCCGCCGAGCGCGCGCTGCTTTGCGGCAGCGATCGTCGCGACCTGCTCGCCCAGCTCACGCCGCAACTGGATGCGCCGAGCCTGGCCGCGCTGCACCTCCAGGCGCAGGGCATCACTGCCAGCAGCGCATTGCTCGATTACCTGCAGGCACTGCTCGCGGCAAGCCGACGTCACGCCGACATCCGTGTGGGACTGTCACCGCGCGCCGGCATCGCCCTGCTCGGCGCGGCGCGCGCCTGGGCCCTGCTGAGTGGCCGTGGCCACGTGCTGCCGGAGGACATCCAGGCGTTGTTCGTACCGCTGGCCGCGCACCGGCTGGTGCCCTCGCGCGGCGCCAGCGGGGATGCGCTGGCCCGCGCGCTGCTGGCCGATACCGCGGTCGACTGA
- a CDS encoding DUF58 domain-containing protein — protein sequence MRDALRRLQQLAERRLPALTRFRRPEPMPIELNRRRIYIVPTGFGIGFTVLLLVMLVGSLNYSNNAALLLTCMLGASGAASMLIAFRALDGLALASVSAGQAIAGQPLALTLEFESTRPRSAIRIDLGDACQAFAIDASGKADVTLPLATRQRGWQPLPRVRVWTTWPLGLFRAWSWMHPEQSVLVWPHPESGGPPPLLPADEGLRPRLHRGEDLAALRDYRSGDPRKHIAWKASARLGHLLSKDFEQPESRPEWRLDWRELEGMDTEARIARLARWLGEAHAAGRRHSLWLPGLPIEVGSGPGHYARCMSALASLP from the coding sequence ATGCGCGACGCGCTGCGCCGCCTGCAGCAGCTGGCCGAACGGCGGCTGCCTGCGCTCACCCGCTTCCGCCGCCCGGAGCCGATGCCGATCGAACTGAACCGGCGGCGCATCTACATCGTGCCGACCGGCTTCGGTATCGGCTTCACCGTGTTGCTGCTGGTGATGCTGGTCGGCTCGCTCAATTACTCCAACAACGCCGCCCTGTTGCTCACCTGCATGCTGGGTGCGTCCGGCGCAGCCAGCATGCTGATCGCGTTCCGCGCGCTCGACGGGCTTGCACTGGCCAGCGTTAGCGCGGGGCAGGCGATTGCGGGTCAGCCACTGGCGTTGACGCTCGAATTCGAATCGACCCGGCCACGCAGCGCGATCCGCATCGACCTGGGCGATGCCTGCCAGGCGTTCGCCATCGACGCCTCGGGCAAGGCCGACGTCACCTTGCCGCTGGCCACCCGCCAACGTGGCTGGCAGCCCCTGCCGCGAGTGCGCGTGTGGACGACGTGGCCGCTGGGGTTGTTTCGCGCCTGGAGCTGGATGCATCCGGAACAGTCCGTGCTGGTCTGGCCGCACCCCGAAAGCGGCGGACCACCACCGCTGCTGCCCGCCGACGAGGGCCTGCGCCCCCGACTGCACCGCGGCGAGGACCTGGCCGCCCTGCGCGACTACCGCAGCGGTGACCCGCGCAAGCACATCGCATGGAAGGCCAGCGCACGGCTGGGACACTTGCTCAGTAAGGATTTCGAACAGCCCGAGTCGCGTCCCGAGTGGCGCCTGGACTGGCGCGAACTGGAGGGGATGGACACCGAGGCCCGCATCGCCCGTCTCGCCCGCTGGCTGGGCGAGGCGCACGCCGCGGGCCGCCGTCACAGCCTGTGGCTGCCGGGGCTGCCCATCGAGGTGGGAAGCGGTCCAGGCCATTACGCGCGCTGCATGAGCGCCCTGGCGTCGCTGCCATGA